The proteins below are encoded in one region of Lates calcarifer isolate ASB-BC8 unplaced genomic scaffold, TLL_Latcal_v3 _unitig_5006_quiver_581, whole genome shotgun sequence:
- the arhgap27l gene encoding rho GTPase-activating protein 27 isoform X4, translated as MATTTSLLSRGLGLVLVEFEYEYEGRDGVLVSIKPNERYVLLAKTNDHWWQVRRDSSSKPFYIPAKYVKELPADFPSPLDFADPPSPEAVLVPVAVPVPVPVPVPIPKTLEELSGTRTKPGDEVTIRLRPDASTGYRKTENRMSTFGVPLDFHDLSHLVVPVPRHPSSPPTGPAETMTTSCNTNMADDLSKKQPHLDDHRDSGKPRVPSFSPADPLSTSRPQTQPIPVETPMVPPNNGLHDNQESPIEPDEEEEEEEEEREVASAEDSLKEEDSNHIYESIQDLNLDLEALVGGRVSPGAPPEPAPAPPSSQDHSSHAPNSPIYANVSSLKKAPLPHSSVSGSAPIPPPPSDPAPSLTDHTPSSSLSSSSDMISPASPLSPQDGWQVHTDQDSGKVFYYHPVTRQTTWSDPRGPPPLPARDVDQSRGREGGQLTSPASSQSSCGWEQLLDEVSGRVYYYNPSTRVTSWTAPEPFSPSSPSSPTGSTTNRKHDNGPPPLPEEDYPVDRPNDDAVFTTNPQHPVGLIPRAQLDLKDGNSSQWRPQEAPHLPQRLMGNGVSEEGPTVQTFAPGHRRNVSDLSDLSNRRHSPDSPQCHLLEKAGVINKTKVADNGKKIRKNWTQSWTVLHGGILTFHKDPKSTPTGNASKASQIVPEYTVDLRGSSVGWASKDKSSKKNVLELKTRQGCEYLMQYDTESIISDWLKVIQDTIRQLEQEHLSEDEDEAASDKEDKDRKRTSTRSSSGADSEQRRVRTKLRRFLQRRPTLQSVKEKGYIRDNVFGCHLDTLCHRENTTIPRFVEKCIRAVERRGLDVDGIYRVSGNLAVIQKLRHKADHEEQLDLEDGQWEEIHVITGALKLFLRELPEPLFPFSCFDKFIAAIQVPDYSLRVSYMKDLVQSLPLPNHDTMELLFKHLRRVIEHKESNRMSVQSVAIVFGPTLLRPQTESANMTVHMVFQSQIVELMLNEFHTVFSQR; from the exons ATGGCAACGACCACCTCCCTGCTCAGCAGAG GTCTGGGTCTGGTCCTGGTGGAGTTTGAGTATGAGTACGAGGGTCGGGATGGGGTGCTGGTCTCCATCAAACCCAACGAACGCTATGTCCTGCTAGCTAAAACCAATGACCACTGGTGGCAGGTCCGGCGTGACAGCAGCTCTAAACCCTTCTACATTCCTGCCAAGTACGTCAAGGAGCTGCCGGCGGACTTCCCCTCCCCCCTGGACTTTGCTGATCCACCCAGTCCTGAAGCGGTGCTGGTTCCTGTGGCTGTGCCAGTCCCAGTACCCGTGCCTGTCCCCATTCCAAAGACTCTGGAGGAGCTCAGCGGGACCAGAACCAAACCGGGGGATGAGGTGACGATCCGGCTCAGACCTGATGCCTCCACTGGGTACCGCAAGACTGAGAACCGCATGTCGACATTCGGTGTCCCGCTGGACTTCCACGACCTGTCGCATCTGGTGGTTCCTGTGCCACGGCATCCCAGCAGCCCTCCCACTGGTCCTGCAGAGACCATGACAACCAGCTGTAATACAAACATGGCCGACGATCTGAGCAAAAAGCAGCCGCACCTGGACGACCACAGGGACTCTGGGAAACCTCGGGTTCCTAGTTTCAGTCCAGCAGACCCCCTCTCCACATCCCGGCCACAGACCCAGCCCATACCGGTGGAGACGCCCATGGTCCCTCCTAACAACGGCCTCCACGATAACCAGGAGTCCCCGATAGAGCcggacgaggaggaggaggaggaggaggaggagagggaggtggcGAGTGCTGAGGATTCACTGAAGGAGGAAGATTCAAACCACATCTATGAGTCCATCCaggacctgaacctggacctggaggctTTGGTTGGAGGAAGAGTGAGTCCTGGAGCACCACCTGAACCTGCACCTGCCCCGCCCTCATCACAG gacCACAGCTCACACGCCCCTAACTCGCCCATCTACGCCAACGTCTCCTCTCTGAAAAAGGCGCCCCTCCCTCACAGCTCTGTATCTGGCTCCGCCCCCATACCTCCACCTCCATCTGACCCCGCCCCCTCCCTCACAGACCACACCCCCTCATCTtcactctcctcttcctccgaCATGATAAGCCCTGCGTCCCCGCTCAGCCCACAGGACGGCTGGCAG gtgcACACCGACCAGGACAGCGGGAAGGTGTTTTATTACCATCCTGTGACCAGACAGACCACCTGGTCCGACCCCCGTGGCCCCCCACCCCTGCCCGCTCGAGATGTGGACCAGTccagggggagggaggggggacagTTGACCTCCCCCGCCTCCTCTCAGAGCTCCTGTGGTTGGGAGCAGCTGCTTGACGAAGTCTCGGGGAGGGTTTACTACTACAACCCCAGCACACGAGTCACATCCTGGACTGCACCGGAGCCCTTCTCcccatcctccccctcctcccccactgGATCCACAACCAACAGGAAGCACGACAACGGGCCG CCTCCGCTGCCAGAGGAAGATTATCCTGTAGACAGGCCAAATGATGACGCCGTCTTCACAACG aATCCTCAGCATCCTGTGGGTCTGATTCCCAGAGCTCAGCTGGACCTGAAAGATGGAAACAGCTCCCAGTGGAGGCCGCAGGAg GCACCACATTTGCCTCaaaggctgatgggaaatggAGTTTCTGAGGAGGGGCCGACAGTGCAG ACGTTTGCCCCGGGCCACAGGAGGAACGTCTCCGACCTCAGCGACCTGTCCAACAGACGACACTCCCCCGACAGTCCACAG TGCCATCTGCTGGAGAAAGCAGGAGTCATCAATAAGACCAAAGTAGCTGATAACGGCAAAAAGATCAG GAAGAACTGGACACAGTCCTGGACTGTCCTCCACGGTGGGATCCTCACCTTCCACAAAGACCCCAAATCTACTCCGACTGGGAACGCT aGTAAAGCATCACAGATTGTTCCAGAGTACACTGTCGACCTGAGAGGATCTTCAGTCGGCTGGGCCTCCAAAGACAAGTCGTCCAAGAAGAATGTTCTAGAG ctgaaGACTCGTCAGGGCTGTGAGTACCTGATGCAGTACGACACCGAGAGCATCATCAGCGACTGGCTCAAAGTGATCCAGGACACCATCAGACAGCTg GAACAGGAACATCTGTCAGAGGACGAGGACGAAGCTGCTTCAGACaaagaggacaaagacaggaagaggacGT CGACCAGGAGCTCATCAGGAGCGGATTCAGAGCAGAGACGAGTTCGGACCAAACTGAGACGGTTCCTCCAGCGGAGACCAACGCTGCAGAGCGTCAAAGAGAAAGGATACATCAGAG ATAACGTCTTTGGCTGTCACCTGGACACACTctgtcacagagaaaacacaaccaTTCCCAGATTTGTGGAGAAGTGTATCAgagcagtggagaggagag gTCTGGATGTTGATGGGATCTACAGAGTGAGCGGAAACCTGGCCGTGATCCAGAAACTACGACATAAAGCTGATCATG AGGAGCAGCTGGACCTGGAGGATGGACAGTGGGAGGAGATCCACGTCATCACTGGAGCTCTGAAGCTTTTCCTGCGTGAGCTCCCAGAGCCACTGTTTCCCTTCAGCTGCTTCGACAAGTTCATCGCTGCCATCC AGGTCCCAGACTACAGTCTGAGAGTCTCCTATATGAAGGACCTGGTTCAGTCTCTGCCTCTGCCAAACCACGACACCATGGAGCTGCTGTTCAAACACCTGCGCAG ggTGATCGAGCACAAGGAGTCCAACAGGATGTCGGTTCAGAGCGTCGCCATCGTGTTTGGACCCACGCTGCTCCGCCCCCAGACCGAGTCAGCCAACATGACGGTTCACATGGTTTTCCAGAGCCAGATAGTGGAGCTCATGCTCAATGAGTTCCACACTGTCTTCTCCCAGAGGTAG
- the arhgap27l gene encoding rho GTPase-activating protein 27 isoform X2 has product MATTTSLLSRGLGLVLVEFEYEYEGRDGVLVSIKPNERYVLLAKTNDHWWQVRRDSSSKPFYIPAKYVKELPADFPSPLDFADPPSPEAVLVPVAVPVPVPVPVPIPKTLEELSGTRTKPGDEVTIRLRPDASTGYRKTENRMSTFGVPLDFHDLSHLVVPVPRHPSSPPTGPAETMTTSCNTNMADDLSKKQPHLDDHRDSGKPRVPSFSPADPLSTSRPQTQPIPVETPMVPPNNGLHDNQESPIEPDEEEEEEEEEREVASAEDSLKEEDSNHIYESIQDLNLDLEALVGGRVSPGAPPEPAPAPPSSQDHSSHAPNSPIYANVSSLKKAPLPHSSVSGSAPIPPPPSDPAPSLTDHTPSSSLSSSSDMISPASPLSPQDGWQVHTDQDSGKVFYYHPVTRQTTWSDPRGPPPLPARDVDQSRGREGGQLTSPASSQSSCGWEQLLDEVSGRVYYYNPSTRVTSWTAPEPFSPSSPSSPTGSTTNRKHDNGPPPLPEEDYPVDRPNDDAVFTTNPQHPVGLIPRAQLDLKDGNSSQWRPQEAPHLPQRLMGNGVSEEGPTVQTFAPGHRRNVSDLSDLSNRRHSPDSPQLSDWHRLKRNLSNRSTDSSKLHCHLLEKAGVINKTKVADNGKKIRKNWTQSWTVLHGGILTFHKDPKSTPTGNASKASQIVPEYTVDLRGSSVGWASKDKSSKKNVLELKTRQGCEYLMQYDTESIISDWLKVIQDTIRQLEQEHLSEDEDEAASDKEDKDRKRTSTRSSSGADSEQRRVRTKLRRFLQRRPTLQSVKEKGYIRDNVFGCHLDTLCHRENTTIPRFVEKCIRAVERRGLDVDGIYRVSGNLAVIQKLRHKADHEEQLDLEDGQWEEIHVITGALKLFLRELPEPLFPFSCFDKFIAAIQVPDYSLRVSYMKDLVQSLPLPNHDTMELLFKHLRRVIEHKESNRMSVQSVAIVFGPTLLRPQTESANMTVHMVFQSQIVELMLNEFHTVFSQR; this is encoded by the exons ATGGCAACGACCACCTCCCTGCTCAGCAGAG GTCTGGGTCTGGTCCTGGTGGAGTTTGAGTATGAGTACGAGGGTCGGGATGGGGTGCTGGTCTCCATCAAACCCAACGAACGCTATGTCCTGCTAGCTAAAACCAATGACCACTGGTGGCAGGTCCGGCGTGACAGCAGCTCTAAACCCTTCTACATTCCTGCCAAGTACGTCAAGGAGCTGCCGGCGGACTTCCCCTCCCCCCTGGACTTTGCTGATCCACCCAGTCCTGAAGCGGTGCTGGTTCCTGTGGCTGTGCCAGTCCCAGTACCCGTGCCTGTCCCCATTCCAAAGACTCTGGAGGAGCTCAGCGGGACCAGAACCAAACCGGGGGATGAGGTGACGATCCGGCTCAGACCTGATGCCTCCACTGGGTACCGCAAGACTGAGAACCGCATGTCGACATTCGGTGTCCCGCTGGACTTCCACGACCTGTCGCATCTGGTGGTTCCTGTGCCACGGCATCCCAGCAGCCCTCCCACTGGTCCTGCAGAGACCATGACAACCAGCTGTAATACAAACATGGCCGACGATCTGAGCAAAAAGCAGCCGCACCTGGACGACCACAGGGACTCTGGGAAACCTCGGGTTCCTAGTTTCAGTCCAGCAGACCCCCTCTCCACATCCCGGCCACAGACCCAGCCCATACCGGTGGAGACGCCCATGGTCCCTCCTAACAACGGCCTCCACGATAACCAGGAGTCCCCGATAGAGCcggacgaggaggaggaggaggaggaggaggagagggaggtggcGAGTGCTGAGGATTCACTGAAGGAGGAAGATTCAAACCACATCTATGAGTCCATCCaggacctgaacctggacctggaggctTTGGTTGGAGGAAGAGTGAGTCCTGGAGCACCACCTGAACCTGCACCTGCCCCGCCCTCATCACAG gacCACAGCTCACACGCCCCTAACTCGCCCATCTACGCCAACGTCTCCTCTCTGAAAAAGGCGCCCCTCCCTCACAGCTCTGTATCTGGCTCCGCCCCCATACCTCCACCTCCATCTGACCCCGCCCCCTCCCTCACAGACCACACCCCCTCATCTtcactctcctcttcctccgaCATGATAAGCCCTGCGTCCCCGCTCAGCCCACAGGACGGCTGGCAG gtgcACACCGACCAGGACAGCGGGAAGGTGTTTTATTACCATCCTGTGACCAGACAGACCACCTGGTCCGACCCCCGTGGCCCCCCACCCCTGCCCGCTCGAGATGTGGACCAGTccagggggagggaggggggacagTTGACCTCCCCCGCCTCCTCTCAGAGCTCCTGTGGTTGGGAGCAGCTGCTTGACGAAGTCTCGGGGAGGGTTTACTACTACAACCCCAGCACACGAGTCACATCCTGGACTGCACCGGAGCCCTTCTCcccatcctccccctcctcccccactgGATCCACAACCAACAGGAAGCACGACAACGGGCCG CCTCCGCTGCCAGAGGAAGATTATCCTGTAGACAGGCCAAATGATGACGCCGTCTTCACAACG aATCCTCAGCATCCTGTGGGTCTGATTCCCAGAGCTCAGCTGGACCTGAAAGATGGAAACAGCTCCCAGTGGAGGCCGCAGGAg GCACCACATTTGCCTCaaaggctgatgggaaatggAGTTTCTGAGGAGGGGCCGACAGTGCAG ACGTTTGCCCCGGGCCACAGGAGGAACGTCTCCGACCTCAGCGACCTGTCCAACAGACGACACTCCCCCGACAGTCCACAG CTGTCTGATTGGCACAGACTGAAGAGGAATCTGTCCAATCGGAGCACAGACTCCAGCAAGCTCCAC TGCCATCTGCTGGAGAAAGCAGGAGTCATCAATAAGACCAAAGTAGCTGATAACGGCAAAAAGATCAG GAAGAACTGGACACAGTCCTGGACTGTCCTCCACGGTGGGATCCTCACCTTCCACAAAGACCCCAAATCTACTCCGACTGGGAACGCT aGTAAAGCATCACAGATTGTTCCAGAGTACACTGTCGACCTGAGAGGATCTTCAGTCGGCTGGGCCTCCAAAGACAAGTCGTCCAAGAAGAATGTTCTAGAG ctgaaGACTCGTCAGGGCTGTGAGTACCTGATGCAGTACGACACCGAGAGCATCATCAGCGACTGGCTCAAAGTGATCCAGGACACCATCAGACAGCTg GAACAGGAACATCTGTCAGAGGACGAGGACGAAGCTGCTTCAGACaaagaggacaaagacaggaagaggacGT CGACCAGGAGCTCATCAGGAGCGGATTCAGAGCAGAGACGAGTTCGGACCAAACTGAGACGGTTCCTCCAGCGGAGACCAACGCTGCAGAGCGTCAAAGAGAAAGGATACATCAGAG ATAACGTCTTTGGCTGTCACCTGGACACACTctgtcacagagaaaacacaaccaTTCCCAGATTTGTGGAGAAGTGTATCAgagcagtggagaggagag gTCTGGATGTTGATGGGATCTACAGAGTGAGCGGAAACCTGGCCGTGATCCAGAAACTACGACATAAAGCTGATCATG AGGAGCAGCTGGACCTGGAGGATGGACAGTGGGAGGAGATCCACGTCATCACTGGAGCTCTGAAGCTTTTCCTGCGTGAGCTCCCAGAGCCACTGTTTCCCTTCAGCTGCTTCGACAAGTTCATCGCTGCCATCC AGGTCCCAGACTACAGTCTGAGAGTCTCCTATATGAAGGACCTGGTTCAGTCTCTGCCTCTGCCAAACCACGACACCATGGAGCTGCTGTTCAAACACCTGCGCAG ggTGATCGAGCACAAGGAGTCCAACAGGATGTCGGTTCAGAGCGTCGCCATCGTGTTTGGACCCACGCTGCTCCGCCCCCAGACCGAGTCAGCCAACATGACGGTTCACATGGTTTTCCAGAGCCAGATAGTGGAGCTCATGCTCAATGAGTTCCACACTGTCTTCTCCCAGAGGTAG
- the arhgap27l gene encoding rho GTPase-activating protein 27 isoform X1 → MATTTSLLSRGLGLVLVEFEYEYEGRDGVLVSIKPNERYVLLAKTNDHWWQVRRDSSSKPFYIPAKYVKELPADFPSPLDFADPPSPEAVLVPVAVPVPVPVPVPIPKTLEELSGTRTKPGDEVTIRLRPDASTGYRKTENRMSTFGVPLDFHDLSHLVVPVPRHPSSPPTGPAETMTTSCNTNMADDLSKKQPHLDDHRDSGKPRVPSFSPADPLSTSRPQTQPIPVETPMVPPNNGLHDNQESPIEPDEEEEEEEEEREVASAEDSLKEEDSNHIYESIQDLNLDLEALVGGRVSPGAPPEPAPAPPSSQDHSSHAPNSPIYANVSSLKKAPLPHSSVSGSAPIPPPPSDPAPSLTDHTPSSSLSSSSDMISPASPLSPQDGWQVHTDQDSGKVFYYHPVTRQTTWSDPRGPPPLPARDVDQSRGREGGQLTSPASSQSSCGWEQLLDEVSGRVYYYNPSTRVTSWTAPEPFSPSSPSSPTGSTTNRKHDNGPPPLPEEDYPVDRPNDDAVFTTNPQHPVGLIPRAQLDLKDGNSSQWRPQEAPHLPQRLMGNGVSEEGPTVQVRNWRHSVAEDTFAPGHRRNVSDLSDLSNRRHSPDSPQLSDWHRLKRNLSNRSTDSSKLHCHLLEKAGVINKTKVADNGKKIRKNWTQSWTVLHGGILTFHKDPKSTPTGNASKASQIVPEYTVDLRGSSVGWASKDKSSKKNVLELKTRQGCEYLMQYDTESIISDWLKVIQDTIRQLEQEHLSEDEDEAASDKEDKDRKRTSTRSSSGADSEQRRVRTKLRRFLQRRPTLQSVKEKGYIRDNVFGCHLDTLCHRENTTIPRFVEKCIRAVERRGLDVDGIYRVSGNLAVIQKLRHKADHEEQLDLEDGQWEEIHVITGALKLFLRELPEPLFPFSCFDKFIAAIQVPDYSLRVSYMKDLVQSLPLPNHDTMELLFKHLRRVIEHKESNRMSVQSVAIVFGPTLLRPQTESANMTVHMVFQSQIVELMLNEFHTVFSQR, encoded by the exons ATGGCAACGACCACCTCCCTGCTCAGCAGAG GTCTGGGTCTGGTCCTGGTGGAGTTTGAGTATGAGTACGAGGGTCGGGATGGGGTGCTGGTCTCCATCAAACCCAACGAACGCTATGTCCTGCTAGCTAAAACCAATGACCACTGGTGGCAGGTCCGGCGTGACAGCAGCTCTAAACCCTTCTACATTCCTGCCAAGTACGTCAAGGAGCTGCCGGCGGACTTCCCCTCCCCCCTGGACTTTGCTGATCCACCCAGTCCTGAAGCGGTGCTGGTTCCTGTGGCTGTGCCAGTCCCAGTACCCGTGCCTGTCCCCATTCCAAAGACTCTGGAGGAGCTCAGCGGGACCAGAACCAAACCGGGGGATGAGGTGACGATCCGGCTCAGACCTGATGCCTCCACTGGGTACCGCAAGACTGAGAACCGCATGTCGACATTCGGTGTCCCGCTGGACTTCCACGACCTGTCGCATCTGGTGGTTCCTGTGCCACGGCATCCCAGCAGCCCTCCCACTGGTCCTGCAGAGACCATGACAACCAGCTGTAATACAAACATGGCCGACGATCTGAGCAAAAAGCAGCCGCACCTGGACGACCACAGGGACTCTGGGAAACCTCGGGTTCCTAGTTTCAGTCCAGCAGACCCCCTCTCCACATCCCGGCCACAGACCCAGCCCATACCGGTGGAGACGCCCATGGTCCCTCCTAACAACGGCCTCCACGATAACCAGGAGTCCCCGATAGAGCcggacgaggaggaggaggaggaggaggaggagagggaggtggcGAGTGCTGAGGATTCACTGAAGGAGGAAGATTCAAACCACATCTATGAGTCCATCCaggacctgaacctggacctggaggctTTGGTTGGAGGAAGAGTGAGTCCTGGAGCACCACCTGAACCTGCACCTGCCCCGCCCTCATCACAG gacCACAGCTCACACGCCCCTAACTCGCCCATCTACGCCAACGTCTCCTCTCTGAAAAAGGCGCCCCTCCCTCACAGCTCTGTATCTGGCTCCGCCCCCATACCTCCACCTCCATCTGACCCCGCCCCCTCCCTCACAGACCACACCCCCTCATCTtcactctcctcttcctccgaCATGATAAGCCCTGCGTCCCCGCTCAGCCCACAGGACGGCTGGCAG gtgcACACCGACCAGGACAGCGGGAAGGTGTTTTATTACCATCCTGTGACCAGACAGACCACCTGGTCCGACCCCCGTGGCCCCCCACCCCTGCCCGCTCGAGATGTGGACCAGTccagggggagggaggggggacagTTGACCTCCCCCGCCTCCTCTCAGAGCTCCTGTGGTTGGGAGCAGCTGCTTGACGAAGTCTCGGGGAGGGTTTACTACTACAACCCCAGCACACGAGTCACATCCTGGACTGCACCGGAGCCCTTCTCcccatcctccccctcctcccccactgGATCCACAACCAACAGGAAGCACGACAACGGGCCG CCTCCGCTGCCAGAGGAAGATTATCCTGTAGACAGGCCAAATGATGACGCCGTCTTCACAACG aATCCTCAGCATCCTGTGGGTCTGATTCCCAGAGCTCAGCTGGACCTGAAAGATGGAAACAGCTCCCAGTGGAGGCCGCAGGAg GCACCACATTTGCCTCaaaggctgatgggaaatggAGTTTCTGAGGAGGGGCCGACAGTGCAGGTCAGGAACTGGAGACACAGTGTGGCCGAAGAC ACGTTTGCCCCGGGCCACAGGAGGAACGTCTCCGACCTCAGCGACCTGTCCAACAGACGACACTCCCCCGACAGTCCACAG CTGTCTGATTGGCACAGACTGAAGAGGAATCTGTCCAATCGGAGCACAGACTCCAGCAAGCTCCAC TGCCATCTGCTGGAGAAAGCAGGAGTCATCAATAAGACCAAAGTAGCTGATAACGGCAAAAAGATCAG GAAGAACTGGACACAGTCCTGGACTGTCCTCCACGGTGGGATCCTCACCTTCCACAAAGACCCCAAATCTACTCCGACTGGGAACGCT aGTAAAGCATCACAGATTGTTCCAGAGTACACTGTCGACCTGAGAGGATCTTCAGTCGGCTGGGCCTCCAAAGACAAGTCGTCCAAGAAGAATGTTCTAGAG ctgaaGACTCGTCAGGGCTGTGAGTACCTGATGCAGTACGACACCGAGAGCATCATCAGCGACTGGCTCAAAGTGATCCAGGACACCATCAGACAGCTg GAACAGGAACATCTGTCAGAGGACGAGGACGAAGCTGCTTCAGACaaagaggacaaagacaggaagaggacGT CGACCAGGAGCTCATCAGGAGCGGATTCAGAGCAGAGACGAGTTCGGACCAAACTGAGACGGTTCCTCCAGCGGAGACCAACGCTGCAGAGCGTCAAAGAGAAAGGATACATCAGAG ATAACGTCTTTGGCTGTCACCTGGACACACTctgtcacagagaaaacacaaccaTTCCCAGATTTGTGGAGAAGTGTATCAgagcagtggagaggagag gTCTGGATGTTGATGGGATCTACAGAGTGAGCGGAAACCTGGCCGTGATCCAGAAACTACGACATAAAGCTGATCATG AGGAGCAGCTGGACCTGGAGGATGGACAGTGGGAGGAGATCCACGTCATCACTGGAGCTCTGAAGCTTTTCCTGCGTGAGCTCCCAGAGCCACTGTTTCCCTTCAGCTGCTTCGACAAGTTCATCGCTGCCATCC AGGTCCCAGACTACAGTCTGAGAGTCTCCTATATGAAGGACCTGGTTCAGTCTCTGCCTCTGCCAAACCACGACACCATGGAGCTGCTGTTCAAACACCTGCGCAG ggTGATCGAGCACAAGGAGTCCAACAGGATGTCGGTTCAGAGCGTCGCCATCGTGTTTGGACCCACGCTGCTCCGCCCCCAGACCGAGTCAGCCAACATGACGGTTCACATGGTTTTCCAGAGCCAGATAGTGGAGCTCATGCTCAATGAGTTCCACACTGTCTTCTCCCAGAGGTAG